The following DNA comes from Candidatus Methanoperedens sp..
AAAATTAGTTTAGGGCTATTGTTTTTAATAACGGCTCTAGTAGTTTTGCCAGGAGCATCAGCAACTCCTACGTACTATGGGGTTCTGCAATCAATATACGGTGGGCCTACCACATGCCAACTTGATTGTCACACATCAACAAATGGACCGCCGCCATTTACCACTTATGGAAGTTTGTTTTCGGCTAATGCTAGCCATTTCACTGATCCAACAGGAGTATTAAAAGCCATTGGCCCCCCACTGACCTCAATAACAGTCACACCAGCAACAGCACCGCTGTCCGTTGGCGGAAGTCAGACCTTCACGGCAGCTACGCTTGACCCATTCGGTAATTCGATTACTGCAACTGTAACATGGACGAGCAGCAACACAGCAGTAGGCACCATCAATCCAACTACAGGTGTGTTCACAGCGGTTGGAGCAGGAACTGCCACCATAACCGCAACTGGTGGCGGTACTGGTAGCGGAACTATTACCGGAAATGCAACAGCAACAGTATCAGCGCCAGCGCCCACACTGACCCTCACCCTGAACACCACCGTGGACGGCACGAGTACCCCACTGGTGACCAATATCACAAGTGCAGTGCTTCTTAACACAGCGGGCGCTACTGTTGCAACAGCAACATTGCCAGACACCATGACAGCGCAGTTCAGCCTGAGCGGCATAACTCCTGGCGACTACTTCATCAAGGTGAATGGTCATGCAGGCGCCCTCGTGCCTACGCGCATCGACAGCACTGCATCAAGCATCTCCCAGTCCGTGGGATTGAGGCTGCGGAACAGCGTCATCGGCAACATTTCAAATCCGACGTTATACAGGATCAAGTCGTACCCGTCAGAGATTGCCAGCAGCCACGCGGTCGTGAATTATACCACAGGCTTGAATGAAACAATCTATAACTTCGTAATTGTTTCGAACAGTACCAGTAAGATTGAGGTGCGTGTGCTCGGCACGGACGCACTAATGAGCAGCTTTTCGACCACCCAAATTAACCACGACGGTTATACTGACGCTATAACAGGTTTGCCGGTTTCATTCCAGATATGGATTCTTGGAGACGTCAAAAATCCAGCAGATCCAAATGGAGTAGCATTCCTTGGCAACCACGGTCATCTCTACAATGCTTCAACAGATCCCACAACATTCGTTTGCAGTGGATGCCACCCCAGCCTTGGCACAAAGCCAGCTACCTTCCCGCCTCTCACGGGTTTTGGTCAGACCGGCTGGTGCTTCAGGTGCCACAACGGTCCAGGCGGCCCAGGTCAAGGGTTTGTCGATCCGCTTGGACTGGCTCCGAGTGTGACACCGACACCGATACTGGTATCAGCCATAACGCCGACCAGCAGGAATGCAGTGGTAGGCACACCGGTGACGCTATTCATGTCAGTGATTAACGGTGGAACAGCAACAGCCACCAACGTGGGCATCACACAGGCATCCAGCTTACCAGTAACTGTAAGCTATACGCCATGGAACGGAACAGCATTCACAGGTCCAGCAAATACACCAGTGAACATAGCTGGAAACAACGGAGTGGCAAACTTTGTGCTGACCATCAATGCAACATCAGCGTTCAGCAGTTCGTCGCTGACCTTCAACGTGTCAGGCACCAATGCGGCAGCAGCTCCGATAAGTGGAGTGAATACGCTGACAGTGGCAGCAACAACACCAAGTGCAGCCCTGGCGGATGTCATTATGATATCCACAAACCTGAATGTAAGCACAGCGGTCAATACACCCACATTCTTTGCAGTAGCTACATCGAATGTCGGTGTCAGTGCAACTGGTGTAAGCCTTACTGTGGTCGTACCAAATACGATAACAGGACTGGCAACCCAGGTGAACCAGACCAATCCAATAACCGGAGCCATCATCGGTCCGGCGACCGGATTGACCATTAACGCTGGCGCTCAGCCGAGCTTTGGAGTGTTCCTGACACCAACACAGAAGATAAACTTCGATCCAACAAACAACAGGACAACACTGCTGTTAAAGGATGGCAGCGGCAACGTAATCGGAGCCCAGTCAGTGGCAGTATCCACAACGTAAAAGAACACAATGCAGTGAGAGAGGTGTTTATGAAAATAAACACCAGCTCTTTTTTTTTATTTTTAATTCCGTCAACTAAAGTTTTTTTCTTAAAACAAACGCACCTAACTCCAGTTATAGTTGCCTAAGGACTTCACAGTACATGGTAAATAAATAAAACGATTTTTCATTAAAAATAATGATGCGCCCTTGCAGAAGCCGATGTAAAACCGAATAATTTAAGTAGGTGCTCTCTTATGCAAGAAGGTCAAAACGAAGCTATTATTCTGGATTTGATAAGCAATGACACGGGCTGAAATTTTATCTGAGATTAAGAATGCAGAAGAAGAGGCTAAAAATTTTGTCGCACAGGCAAACGAAGCCAGAAACCAGAGGATTTCCGAAGCAAAAGCGAAAGCCAGGGAGTTTATCAAAAAAGCCGAAGAAGAAGCCCTTAAGTTAGCTGCCGGCGAGATGGGCAAAGCACGGGAAATCATCAAAGAAGAAAAAGAAAAGCTCATACAAAAAGGCGCTCTGGAAGCCCAGGAAATCAAAAAGAAGGCAAAAAAGAATACTTCAAAAGCTACAAAATTCATTTTAACCGAGTTCGAGAGGGCTGCAGCAGATGCTTAAACCCACAAAAATGACAAGGGTAGCCATCGCAGGCACAAAAGACCTTATGGAAGCCACGATATCCACCCTTCACAGGTTAAACGCGCTGCATGTCACCGATTATTCAGAGGAGACAGAAAGTTTCAAGATCGGAAAACCCCTGAAGCCCGCCTCCAAGCTTTCGGAGTATCTCCTTACGCTGCGGGCAATATCAAACCAGCTCGGGGTAAGGGAAAAAGAACCGGGGTTAAAGCAGAGCTCGAAGGAATTGCCCTCCCAGATCGATGAAAAAATCACAAAGCTTCAAAAAGAAGTCTCAGCCCGTTCCGATGAATTAAGGAGCATAGAATTTAAGATCAAGGAAAAAGAAGACCTGATATTTTCTGTTAAACCCTTATTCGAGCTTCCTTTAGCTCTGGATGCGTATGCGGGTTATGAGACATTGAAAGTCTATACGGGATATATCGAAGGAGACCTGGAACCAGGGCTCACCAAAATAACGAATAACTATGAACTATTCACAGGGGAATACGAAAAAAGAAAGGTATTCGCGCTCTTTATTCCCGCGGTATTCGTTGATGAGGTTCAAAAACTCCTTCAGGAAGAGCGCTCGTATGTGGAATTAAAGGTCCCCGAGCTAAAAGGGAATCCGCCGGTTATACTCGATGAACTCACAAAAGAGGTTTCTATTCTCAAGGAGAAACATGCCTCCATAAAATCAGAGCTTGATAACATCAAGAAAGAGTATTCAGAATTCATAATGGCAGCGGATGAATACCTCTCCATCGAAACACAGAAGGCTGAAGCGCCTCTGCGGTTTGCCATGAGCCCCAATGCCTTCATCATTGACGGATGGGTGCCTTCAAGAAAATACGATGAAATAGAAAAGGAATTGCAGGAAAGCACCGGAGGGCTGGCTTACCTGACAAAAATCGAAGAGGAAGTAAAAGAGGAAGAAATACCCATCGAGCTTGAAAACCCCTTGGCTGCAAGGCCGTTTGAACTGTTGATTGACACGTTTGCAACTCCGAAATACAGGGAGATCGACCCGTCAATCCTGATTTTCATTACATTCCCTCTTTTTTATGCAATTATGCTTGGAGATGTTGGTTATGGCATTATCGTAGCAGCTCTTGCGATTGTAATCAAAAATAAATTCAAAACCGGTGGGCTCAATGCACTTGCGTTGATATTGTTCCTCTGTGCAGTGTTTTCAGTCATATTCGGTGTCATATACGGAGAATTTTTTGGTTTTCCGCTTTTCAACGTGGTAGTAAAGGGAGAACTGGAACACGGGATTTTCGGAATAGCAGGTCCCACCATTGCAGGAATCCATATACCAGTCCAGAGGTTTGAATCCGTACAGCCGCTGCTTCTGATAACGTTTCTTTTAGGAATAATGCATGTTCTTCTCGGACTCGTCATAGGGTTTAGGAATATCACAATAGAGCATGGATTAAAGCATGCCATTTATGAGAAAGGAAGCTGGATGGCGATATTAATCGGCGGAGTCGCAGCCATAGCAAGATTAATGCCGGCTTTAATCTCAAAGTCGCCTGTCAGGTTGGACGATCCTTTTTTTGCCGGAGGAATTGGACTCGCTTTAATAGGGATAATACTTTTGATAAAAGGTGAAGGATTCATCTCCATAATGGAGTTACCCACGCTGCTGAGCAATATCCTTTCATACGCAAGGATACTTGCAATCGGATTATCCTCGGCAGGAATAGCTCTTGCAGTAAACACACTTTCCATGAACCTGTTCATCAGCCCTGGTGGACATTTGCTCGGAAAGGGAATTGGATTTGCGCTGGTTGGTGTGATTATTCTCTTCATCGGTCATCTAATAAACCTGCTGCTGGGGATTCTGGGTCCAGGGCTTCACTCACTCAGGCTTCAGTACGTGGAATTTTTCACTAAATTTTATGAAGGCGGAGGTACCAAGTACAGCCCCTTTGGTTATAATAGAAAATATACGGAGGAATAAAAAAATATGGTAGATCCATCACAAATGGGATTTGTAGCAGTCGGAGCAGGACTGGCAGTAGGACTCGCAGGCATAGGCGCGGGTCTCGGTGAACAGGCAATTGGTGCGGCAGCAGTGGGAGCAATGGCTGAAGATGAGAAGTTTTTCGGTAAGGGCTTGCTGATGACCGTTATCCCGGAATCAATCGTCATATTCGGTCTGGTAGTAGCGTTGATACTGCTGTTCGTGTTCTAGAGTATTATGGGACTTGATGCGATAGTTGGAGAAATTAAGGCTAAGGGCAGGGCAGAGGCAGATAAGATAAGCGAAGAGACCTCTTTTGAAGTTTCGAAGATTATTGCAGAGGCGCAAGCCAGCGCTTCTAAGCTCAAAGCTGCAAAAGAAGAAGCAGTCAGGAAAGAAATAGATAGGCTGCGGCAGCAGGAACTATCCAGTGCAAATCTTGAAGTCAAAAAAGGGATACTCAACGCACGAAAAGAGATTCTTGACGAAGTATTTGAGGCTGCTAAAGAAGCGGTGAAAAAGCTCCCTGCTGAAAAAAACCAGAAGCTTCTGAAATCGATTATAGAAAAAAACCAGAACAATAACGCCAGGATATATTCGAGAAGCAAAGACAAGCAGGTGGTCAAAAAACTTACAAAACTTGAGCATGCAGCTGAGATTGACTGTATCGGCGGCGTTGTTATAGAGAATGTGGATGGGACAGAAGTCCTGGACTTCAAGTACGATACGATTTTAAAAAATGTCAGTGAGCAGTCATTGAAGCAGGTTTCTGATATCTTGTTCGGGTGAAATAAGGAATGGGAGTTTCAGACGGCGCCAAATATGCATATATCGTAGCCAGAGTCCGGGCTATGAAAAGCAAACTAATTCCAAGGGAGATGTACCCCAAATTCCTCAACATGGAAATACCCGAGATAACCCGGTTTATTGGGGAATCAGAGTATAAAAAAGATGTCGATGAACTTGGGAAAAAGTACCGCGGTACCGACCTTTTTGAACACGCCCTGAACCAGAATTTAGCCCTGACCTACCGCAAATTAATAGAAGTGTCGCAGAATGAAGCCAACTTTTTGATCACCGAATATCTGCGCTACTGGGATATCTGGAATATAAAAACCATTATCAGGGGAAAATTTTCAGGTGCAAGCGAGGAGGAAATCCTTGAAAGTGTAGTCTCTGCAGGGCAAGTGAGGTACAGGGATTTGAGCGAGATTGTAAAGATCGGCACGGTTGAGGGCGTAATCGCAGCCTTTGCAAAAACACCGTATTATCCTGCACTTGAAGGGTATAAAGGAGTTTTAGCTGACATAGAGAATAACCTGGACAAGATGTATTATTCCAGCCTCATTAAAGCGGTCGCAGCCACGGGGAATAAATTGTTCTTAAAATTCCTGAAGACCGAAATAGACCTGAAAAACCTTAAAATCCTTTTCAGGATGAAACGCGCAGCTATGGAACGCGATAGTATAATGAAGATGCTTATACCGGGCGGCATGGAACTAAAAGAGGCTGACCTTGCCAGACTTGCAGCCATGCCCCTTGTCGAATTCGTACGCGCTCTTGAGGATTATTCTTACTGGAAAGCAATATCCGACATCAGCGATCAACTGACTTCTCTCATAAATATCGAAACCCGGCTTGATAAATATGGTCTTGTCTATGCTTCCAAGATATCGTATTACTACCCGCTTTCAATCCTTCCTGTTCTTGACTACATATTAAGCAAGAAGATCGAAGTAGATAACCTCAGGATAATCGTGCGCGGAAAAGAGACGATGCTTCCCGAAGAGATAATAAAAGCACACCTGGTGATGTAGATGGAAATTGCAATTGTAGGAAACAGTGATTTTGTGATAGGTTTCAGGCTTGCAGGCATACGAAAAACCTATGACGCATCTGCGGGCGAGCTTGAAGCTAAAATACAGAGCGTATTGAAGGACAAAAACGTGGGAATTCTCGTTGTTCATAATGATGATATGAAAAAGTTGTCCCTGAACATGCAAAAAACCTTGGATGATTCGGTTGAGCCCACGGTGATAGCTATCGGCGGCAAGGGTGAGAGCACGAACCTGAGAGAAAAAATAAAGCAGGCGGTAGGTGTTGATCTCTGGAAGTAAAGATTGAAACCCCGATAACCCCCGAATTAATTCGGGGGACTAGGGAATTTAAGAAGGTGTCTTGGAAAATGAAAAATAAAGGTGAAATTTATAGGATATCAGGACCGGTCGTAATAATAAGCGGTTTAAATACAAAAATGTACGACGTAGTGAAGGTCGGAAAGGAAGGACTGATGGGCGAGGTCATAGGAATAGAGGGCGAGAAATCCACGGTACAGGTGTATGAAGAAACCTCAGGATTAAGACCCGGCGAACCTGTGGAAAACACGGGCATGCCCCTGTCAGTAGAACTGGGACCAGGACTGCTTGAGAGTATATACGATGGAATCCAGCGTCCTCTACCTGTTTTAAAGGATACCATGGGCGACTTCATAAAACGCGGCGTTTCAGCAAACGGTCTTTCACGCGAGAAGGAATGGGACTTCGTTCCGACGGTGAACAAAGGCGACAAAGTGAAAGGCGGGGATATAATAGGTACTGTCCAGGAAACGCAGAATATCCAGCACAGGGTACTTGTCCCTCCAACTATTTCGGGAACGGTTGATGAAATAAAGAGCGGTAAATTCAAGGTCGATGAGGTGATATGCACTCTCAGCGACGGTAAAGAACTCACCATGATGCAGAAATGGCCTGTGAGGAAACCAAGACCCGTGGGCAAGAAACTGATGCCGAACACGCCATTGATCACAGGTCAGAGAATCCTCGACGGTCTTTTCCCTGTAGCAAAAGGCGGGACTGCAGCAATCCCGGGACCTTTCGGAAGCGGAAAAACCGTGACGCAACAACAATTGGCAAAATGGAGCGATACCGAGATCGTTGTCTACATCGGGTGCGGGGAGCGAGGCAATGAAATGGCGGACGTCCTGAGCGAGTTCCCTGAGCTTGAAGACCCGAAAACTGGCAGACCTTTAATGGAGAGGACCGTGCTGATTGCCAATACCTCGAACATGCCCGTAGCTGCGAGGGAAGCCTCTGTTTACACCGGGATTACCATTGCCGAGTATTATCGTGACATGGGATACGATGTTTCACTTATGGCGGATTCCACATCGAGATGGGCGGAAGCGATGAGGGAGATCTCATCACGCCTTGAGGAGATGCCGGGCGAGGAAGGGTATCCAGCCTACCTTGCAGCAAGGCTGTCGGAATTCTATGAGCGTTCCGGCAAGGTGAAAGCCCTCTCTGGAAGAGATGGTTCGATAACTGTCATTGGTGCAGTTTCACCACCTGGAGGTGACTTCTCGGAGCCCGTTACCCAGAACACGTTGCGTATAGTTAAAGTATTCTGGGCGCTTGACGCCAAGCTCGCACAGCGGCGGCACTTCCCGGCCATAAACTGGCTTAACAGCTATTCACTGTACTCAAAGGTGCTCGGCGAGTGGTATGACAAGAACGTGTCTTCAGAATGGGTAAAACTCAGGGATGATGCGATGCAATTGCTCCAGAAAGAAGCCGAGCTTCAGGAAATCGTGCAGCTTGTGGGTTCTGATGCTCTTCCTGAAGACCAGCAGCTCACGCTTGAG
Coding sequences within:
- the ahaH gene encoding ATP synthase archaeal subunit H, whose product is MTRAEILSEIKNAEEEAKNFVAQANEARNQRISEAKAKAREFIKKAEEEALKLAAGEMGKAREIIKEEKEKLIQKGALEAQEIKKKAKKNTSKATKFILTEFERAAADA
- a CDS encoding V-type ATP synthase subunit I; translated protein: MLKPTKMTRVAIAGTKDLMEATISTLHRLNALHVTDYSEETESFKIGKPLKPASKLSEYLLTLRAISNQLGVREKEPGLKQSSKELPSQIDEKITKLQKEVSARSDELRSIEFKIKEKEDLIFSVKPLFELPLALDAYAGYETLKVYTGYIEGDLEPGLTKITNNYELFTGEYEKRKVFALFIPAVFVDEVQKLLQEERSYVELKVPELKGNPPVILDELTKEVSILKEKHASIKSELDNIKKEYSEFIMAADEYLSIETQKAEAPLRFAMSPNAFIIDGWVPSRKYDEIEKELQESTGGLAYLTKIEEEVKEEEIPIELENPLAARPFELLIDTFATPKYREIDPSILIFITFPLFYAIMLGDVGYGIIVAALAIVIKNKFKTGGLNALALILFLCAVFSVIFGVIYGEFFGFPLFNVVVKGELEHGIFGIAGPTIAGIHIPVQRFESVQPLLLITFLLGIMHVLLGLVIGFRNITIEHGLKHAIYEKGSWMAILIGGVAAIARLMPALISKSPVRLDDPFFAGGIGLALIGIILLIKGEGFISIMELPTLLSNILSYARILAIGLSSAGIALAVNTLSMNLFISPGGHLLGKGIGFALVGVIILFIGHLINLLLGILGPGLHSLRLQYVEFFTKFYEGGGTKYSPFGYNRKYTEE
- a CDS encoding Ig-like domain-containing protein, which codes for MNRKKISLGLLFLITALVVLPGASATPTYYGVLQSIYGGPTTCQLDCHTSTNGPPPFTTYGSLFSANASHFTDPTGVLKAIGPPLTSITVTPATAPLSVGGSQTFTAATLDPFGNSITATVTWTSSNTAVGTINPTTGVFTAVGAGTATITATGGGTGSGTITGNATATVSAPAPTLTLTLNTTVDGTSTPLVTNITSAVLLNTAGATVATATLPDTMTAQFSLSGITPGDYFIKVNGHAGALVPTRIDSTASSISQSVGLRLRNSVIGNISNPTLYRIKSYPSEIASSHAVVNYTTGLNETIYNFVIVSNSTSKIEVRVLGTDALMSSFSTTQINHDGYTDAITGLPVSFQIWILGDVKNPADPNGVAFLGNHGHLYNASTDPTTFVCSGCHPSLGTKPATFPPLTGFGQTGWCFRCHNGPGGPGQGFVDPLGLAPSVTPTPILVSAITPTSRNAVVGTPVTLFMSVINGGTATATNVGITQASSLPVTVSYTPWNGTAFTGPANTPVNIAGNNGVANFVLTINATSAFSSSSLTFNVSGTNAAAAPISGVNTLTVAATTPSAALADVIMISTNLNVSTAVNTPTFFAVATSNVGVSATGVSLTVVVPNTITGLATQVNQTNPITGAIIGPATGLTINAGAQPSFGVFLTPTQKINFDPTNNRTTLLLKDGSGNVIGAQSVAVSTT
- a CDS encoding ATP synthase subunit A, whose product is MKNKGEIYRISGPVVIISGLNTKMYDVVKVGKEGLMGEVIGIEGEKSTVQVYEETSGLRPGEPVENTGMPLSVELGPGLLESIYDGIQRPLPVLKDTMGDFIKRGVSANGLSREKEWDFVPTVNKGDKVKGGDIIGTVQETQNIQHRVLVPPTISGTVDEIKSGKFKVDEVICTLSDGKELTMMQKWPVRKPRPVGKKLMPNTPLITGQRILDGLFPVAKGGTAAIPGPFGSGKTVTQQQLAKWSDTEIVVYIGCGERGNEMADVLSEFPELEDPKTGRPLMERTVLIANTSNMPVAAREASVYTGITIAEYYRDMGYDVSLMADSTSRWAEAMREISSRLEEMPGEEGYPAYLAARLSEFYERSGKVKALSGRDGSITVIGAVSPPGGDFSEPVTQNTLRIVKVFWALDAKLAQRRHFPAINWLNSYSLYSKVLGEWYDKNVSSEWVKLRDDAMQLLQKEAELQEIVQLVGSDALPEDQQLTLEIARMVREYFLQQNAYHEVDTFCPMDKQYKLLKAITAWGDKAQSALEAGAAIEDIMKLKSKDDLAKVKFEKDFDLALAVITKSMEEEFTKLRGK
- a CDS encoding V-type ATP synthase subunit E, with the translated sequence MGLDAIVGEIKAKGRAEADKISEETSFEVSKIIAEAQASASKLKAAKEEAVRKEIDRLRQQELSSANLEVKKGILNARKEILDEVFEAAKEAVKKLPAEKNQKLLKSIIEKNQNNNARIYSRSKDKQVVKKLTKLEHAAEIDCIGGVVIENVDGTEVLDFKYDTILKNVSEQSLKQVSDILFG
- a CDS encoding V-type ATP synthase subunit F, with product MEIAIVGNSDFVIGFRLAGIRKTYDASAGELEAKIQSVLKDKNVGILVVHNDDMKKLSLNMQKTLDDSVEPTVIAIGGKGESTNLREKIKQAVGVDLWK
- a CDS encoding V-type ATP synthase subunit K, which encodes MVDPSQMGFVAVGAGLAVGLAGIGAGLGEQAIGAAAVGAMAEDEKFFGKGLLMTVIPESIVIFGLVVALILLFVF
- a CDS encoding V-type ATP synthase subunit C, with translation MGVSDGAKYAYIVARVRAMKSKLIPREMYPKFLNMEIPEITRFIGESEYKKDVDELGKKYRGTDLFEHALNQNLALTYRKLIEVSQNEANFLITEYLRYWDIWNIKTIIRGKFSGASEEEILESVVSAGQVRYRDLSEIVKIGTVEGVIAAFAKTPYYPALEGYKGVLADIENNLDKMYYSSLIKAVAATGNKLFLKFLKTEIDLKNLKILFRMKRAAMERDSIMKMLIPGGMELKEADLARLAAMPLVEFVRALEDYSYWKAISDISDQLTSLINIETRLDKYGLVYASKISYYYPLSILPVLDYILSKKIEVDNLRIIVRGKETMLPEEIIKAHLVM